The following nucleotide sequence is from Sphingomonas telluris.
CGCGTTCCCGGCGTCGATTACGAAGCGGGCCAGATCTGGTGCTCCGACGACGTGTGGGGAACACCCGCGGCGGTGCTCGCGGCGTGAGCCAACCGTCGAACTGGTTCGGTCAGCCGCGAGGACTGACCATTCTGTTCCTCACGAACATGTGGGAGCAATTCTCCTACTTCGGCATGCGTGCGCTGCTCGTCTATTACATGACGACGACCCTGCTGTTCGGGCAGGAGAAGTCCTCCAGCATCTACGGCCTGTACACGGCGTTCGCGTACTTCACGCCGATCATCGGCGGCACGATCGCCGACCGCTGGCTGGGCAAGCGCCGCGCCGTGATCATTGGCGCGACCGTCATGGCGGCGGGCCATTTCATGATGGCGTTCGAGCCCGCCTTCTACTTCGCGCTCGCGACGATCGCGCTGGGCAACGGGCTCTTTCTCCCAACCCTGCCGAGCCAGATCAACGACCTCTACACGGCCGACGATCCGCGCCGGCCGTGGGCCTATAACGTCTATTATGTCGGCGTGAACGTCGGCGCTTTCCTCGCGCCGCTCGTTTGCGGGTTCCTCGGCGAGACCTACGGCTGGCACTATGGCTTTGCGGCCGCCGGAGTCGGCATGCTCGCGGGCCTCGCCATCTATTTGTGGGGCAACCGCTACCTGCCCTCCGAGGCGGCCAGGCAGGTGCTTCCGCCTGCGAAGGCCGGCACTCACCGCGGCCGTGACACGGTGTTGCTGCTGCTGGGCATCGGCCTCGCCGTCACGATCTTCCGCGGCGCTTACGAGCAGATCGGCAACACATTCGCGCTCTGGATGCGCGACGACGTCGACCGCGTCATCGACGGGGTCGAGGTCGGCGCCTCCATGTTCTTCTCGCTCAACCCGCTGCTGGTCATGGTCATGACGCCGCTGCTGCTCGCCCGCTGGAAGAAGCAGGCGGAGCGGGGACGTGAGCTGTCGGTGATGCACAAGATGGCCGTTGGCGCGCTGATCGTGGCCGCGTCCTACCTGCTCGTCGCTGGCGCCGAGGCGTTCAGCGGCGGCGGACGGGCGCACTGGATCTGGCTGCTGTCCTACTTCCTGCTGTTCACGCTGGGCGAACTCTACATCCTTCCGAACGGGCTCGGCGTGTTTGCCCGTCTGGCTCCGCCGAAGCTCGGCGCGACAACGGTCGCCTCTTGGTACTTGGCGATCTTCACCGGGAGCCTGCTCGCGGGTCAGGTCGGACGCCTGTGGAGCCACTTCGGCCACGCGCAATTCTTCGTGATGCTGGCCGCGATCGCAAGCTGCGCGGCAGTCCTGCTCTATCTTCTCGACGGTCCGACCAAGCGCGTGCTTGCCCAGGCGCAGGCGCGCGTCGCCGACGATCTCACCGATGTTCCCGAAGGAATTGCGAGGCCGCAGAATGCTTGAGGCGCGAGTGAACAGGCGTGGCGTATTGCTGGGAGGACTTGCGGTCGGCGCTGCTGCATTCCCGATGATCAATCGCGGCAGTTTTGCCTTCGCCGCGGCGCCGGGGCGGGCCTATTCCGCCCGTGCGGTCAAGGTCGTCCGCGAGTCCCTCGTGATCGATATGCTCGCGCCGCTGAAGCTCGACTTCGATCCAAAGTTCTTCGACCAGGGTTTCGGAGCCAAGGACCTCGCCGATTACAAGGCGTCGGGCATCACTGGCTTCCACCACAGCGTCGGCATCGGCGGCCCGGATGCCAAGGAGCAGGCGCTTCAGTTCCTCGCTTCCTACCAGGGCTGGGTAGGACGGCAGGCGGACCTGTTCACGCTCGTCGGAACGGTCGGCGACCTCGACCACGCGAAGGCCGAGGGCAAGTACGCCGTCATCATGGGCCTTCAGAACGCGGAGATGTTCCAGAAAGCCGAGGACGTTCAGGACTTCTACCGGCTCGGGCTGCGCTGCGCGCAGCTGACCTACAACAGCCAGAACCTGATCGGCTCCGGCTCGACGGACCGGATCGACGGCGGCGTCAGCGACTTCGGCGAAGCGATCATCAAGGCGATGAACAAGGTCGGCATGCTGGTCGACACATCGCATTGCGGGGAGAGGACCACGCTCGACGCGATCGAGCTGTCGCCCAAGGCGATCGCGGTCACGCACTCCAATTGCAAGGCGCTCAACCCGCACCCGCGCAACAAGTCCGACGAGGTCATCAAGAAGCTCGCGGCGAAGGGCGGCGTGATGGGGATCACGGGCGTCCGCATGTTCGTAAAGGACAAGGATCCGACGACCGTGTCGGACATGGCGGATCACGTAGAACACGTCACGAAGCTGGTCGGCGTGGAGTATGTCGGCATCGGATCGGACGCCGACCTCAACGGCTACGACGACATGGCGCCCGACCAGTACAAGGCGCTGAAGGCGTCGTACAAATCCAGCTACGCGTTCCGCGACAAGATCGACATCGACGGGTTCGATCATCCGACGAAAGTCTTCGATCTCACCGAAGAGCTCATCCGTCGCGGCTACTCGGACGCGAACATCAAACTCGTTCTCGGAGGAAACTTCAGGCGCCTGTTGGGGGCGACCTGGGCCTGACCTTGGGGAGGTCGGGCAATTGAATGAAGGGGAATTGTAATGACTAGGCTCGGTTCACGGATCACATTGTTTGCGTCGGCGGCATTCATCAGCACGGTCGCCTCGACCGCGGCCTCTGCGCAGGACGCACAGCCGTCCACATCTGAAGCGGTAGTCTCTCAAGGAACGGAAACTGCTCAGTCCACGGCGGATCAGCAAAATGCGTCGGGCGGCGAAATCGTCGTCACGGCGCAGAAGCGCGTCGAAGCGTTGTCGGACGTAGCTCAGTCGGTCAGCGTGGTCGGTGGCGACACGCTGGAGCGGCAGCAGGCTGACAACCTCCAAGACTATTTGGCACTCGTTCCGGGCCTCAGCCTGACGGGCGAAACTCGCGGCGTGTCCCGCATCTCGCTGCGCGGCATCAACACGGGTGGCGTCGCGTCGACGGTCGGCGTCTACGTCGATGAAGTTCCGTTCGGATCGAGCAGCGGCCTGGCAAACGGCGCCATCCTCGCCGGCGACTTCGACACGTTTGACGTTGCCCGGATCGAGGTGCTGCGCGGTCCTCAGGGGACTCTCTATGGCGCCAGCTCGCTAGGCGGCGTTCTGAAGTTCGTCACCAATGCGCCGAACCCAAACAAGTTCGAAGCTCGCGCGCAGGTTTCGCTCGAAGACGTGGCGCACGGCGGTCTCGGTTATTCTGGAACGGGCATGGTCAACGTGCCACTGAACGACAAGATCGCGTTCCGCGCCAGCGGCTTTTACCGCAAGGACGCCGGCTACATCGACTCTATTGGCAACAATCCGGTCACCAGCCTGATTGATCCCGCTGACGTGATCATTCCCGGCTCGCGTGTCGACAAGAACATCAACGAGCTGAAGTCGTACGGCGGCCGCGCATCGCTGCTGTTCAACGCGACGGATGATCTTTCCATTCGTCTGAGCGCGCTCGTCCAGAACACCAACAGCGACAATTCGGACTATGTTGAGGTTGATCCGGTCACGTTGGATCAGAGGTATGGCGGACTGGTTCAGTCGCGCTATCTGAACGAGCCCACGAAGATCAAATATCGCGTCTACAGCGGGGTGCTCGACTACGACTTCGGGTTCGCTAACCTGACTTCCTCGACGAGCTACGGAAAATTCTCCGAAAACTTGCACCGGGACCTGACTCTGAACACCGGGCTGACGGGGCCGGGCACTCCGCTGGGACCACTTGTCGACCTGCTATACGGAACGGGGGACCCCCGTCTCAGTGCGCTGCTCGAGCAAGTCACGTCGACCAAGAAATTTGTGCAGGAACTGCGCCTTGCATCGCCTGACAATGATAAGTTCGAATGGCTTGTGGGCGCTTTCTACACCAACGAAGATTCAGGAATTAATCCTCAAAACTACGTGGCTGTTGATGCAATCTCCGGTGAGCCAATGTCGAGCATTCCATTGCTGGTCGAAGGCTTCCTGAATTCGAAATTCAAGGAATATGCGGCGTTCGCGAACGGGACCCTACATGTCACCCCCAAGTTCGATCTGACGCTCGGCGGACGTTGGAGTCACAACAAGCAGTCTGCGGAGCAGTTCTTCACTGGGGACCTCCTCGGCGGTGCCGTGATCGAATTCTCCGGACTGAAGTCTGACGAGTCCGTCTTCACCTACTCGGTCGCACCGCGCTACGAAATCACCGAGAACACTTCCGTCTATGCGCGTGTCGCGAGCGGCTACCGTCCTGGCGGACCGAACGTTCTTCAGCCGGGTGCCGATGCTCCGGCGACGTACGACTCCGATCGGCTGATCAGCTATGAGGCTGGCCTGAAGGCGGACTGGTTCAACCGTCGCCTCTCGCTCGACTTCTCGGCCTTTTATCTCGACTGGAAAGATATCCAGCTCTTTGCAGTGATCAACGACTTCGGCGTCAACGCCAATGGCGGCACGGCGGTGAGCAAGGGCTTCGAGTTCACTCTAACCGGGCGGCCCATCGCGGGACTTTCGCTATCCTTGAACGGTGCGTACACGGACGCGCATCTAACGAAGAAAACCGATCCGCTTATCGGCGGCCTGAAGGGCGACCCGCTGCCCTATATTCCTGATTGGAGCTTTGGCTTCAACGCGGACTACGAATGGCCGATCACCGACACTCTGAATGCATTCGTCGGAACAAGCATTAGCTACGTCAGCGATCGCACGCCGGACTTCGGAGATCGGGCCCCCGATGGAGAACTCCTGCATCTCGATTCCTACGAAACCTTCGACCTGAGAGCGGGTGTCGAAACAGGCCGCTGGATTGTGCAGGCCTATGTTCGCAACCTGTTCGATTCACAGGGGATCACCAGCGTTACTTCAATCGATCCCGGCACGTTCGCGAACGACGCTGGGGCGATCGGCATCATCCGTCCCCGGACAGTCGGACTGTCGGTCGGAACCCGGTTCTAGTCGATCACAACATGGCACAGGAGGCACGGCTGCAACGGGGAATTGAGTCAGGCTCGGCGAGTTCAGGCCGATTACCGCAGCCGTACCTTCTGTTCCTGGGTGACACGGTTGAGGCTGGTTTTGCGAAGACGGCGTTCGGTCTTCGCGACTGGGCTCCTGACCTGTGCGTCGGTGAGTTCGCGCTCCCCGGCGCGCAGGTTACCGTCGGGCTTCCCCAAATGCGACCTGCGGACGCGGCCGACAAGGGCGCTCGGGCGCTGGTGATCGGTGTCGCCAATTCCGGCGGCTACATCGCGGAGTCCTGGATCCCGGCGCTGGTCGAAGCCCTCGAAGCGGGTCTCGACATCGTCAGCGGGATGCACGCGAAGCTCGTGTGCATTCCCGAGCTTCGCTACGGCGCGGAGCGGCTGGGACGGCGACTGATCGACATTCGAACGCCGCCCGCGAACCTTCCCATTGCCACGGGGCTGAAGCGGACGGGCAAGAGGTTGCTGACAGTCGGCACGGATTGCGCGCTCGGCAAGAAGTACACCGCGCTCTCGATCGCCCGCGCCTTCGCGGACAGGGGCGTGAAAACCGACTTCCGCGCGACCGGGCAAACAGGAATCATGATTTCAGGCGGCGGCATCCCGATGGATGCGGTCGTGGCTGATTTCGCCGCCGGTGCTGCTGAGCTGCTTAGCCCCGGTGCCGCCCCGGATCATTGGGATGTGATCGAGGGGCAGGGCTCCATCCTGCACCCGGCCTATGCCGGCGTGTCGCTTGCACTGCTGCACGGCAGCCAGCCGGACGTGTTCGTCGTCTGCCATGACCCGAGCCGCTCATGCCTGCTGGGTGACGAGGAATTCGCCGTTCCCCCGGTCGAGGAGATCATCGACCTCACGATCGCGCTTGGGCGGCGGACCAATCCGGCGATCCGCTGCGGCGGCATTTCGCTGAATACCTCCGCGCTGGACGCAAGTGAAGCCGACGAACTCTGCAGGACGGAGACGGCTCGTCTCGGCTTGCCGGCTGCGGACCCGATCCGCCGCGGTCCGGCGTTTGATGCCCTGATCGACGAGTGCCTGAAAGCGTGACCGCGACGGCCGCCGATCCCCAGCACAGCTGGTTCAAGCGGATTCTCCTTCCGGGCCTGGCGCTCAAGGCCTTCGTCATCGGCGGCGGCTACGCCACGGGTCGGGAGCTGGCCGAATTCTTCCTGCCGTCGGGACCTCGCGGCGGCCTGATGGCGATTGCCTTCGCGACCGTGATCATGAGTCTGCTCTCGGTCATTACCTTCGTGGTCGCTCGGCGGCTGCGGGCGTTCGATTACCGCACGTTCTTCAAGCGGCTCGTGGGTCCAGGATGGATCGCGTTCGAGCTTGCCTATCTCGCACTCGTCGTCCTGATCCTCGCCGTCTACGGGGCCGCGGCAGGCGCGATCGGCACTGCCGTGTTCGGCGCGGCAGGATGGGTCGGCACCGTAGTCCTGATGCTCGGGATCGCGGGCGTCGTCGCCTTCGGCAACAAGGCCGCGGAGGAGCTCTTCACCGGCGTCTCTTACCTTCTCTACGGCGTCTATGCGCTGTTTATCGTCTTTGCGCTGGCGACGTTCGGTCATCTCATCGGCCCGGCTTTCGCTGCCCACAGCGAGACCAGCGGGTGGGCCATGGGTGGGCTCACCTACGCCAGCTACAACACCGTCGGCGCGGTCATCATCCTGCCGGTCCTCCGCCATCTCGTAAGCGACCGCGACGCAGTGGTTTCGGGCATCATCGCCGGGCCGCTGACGATGGTCCCGGCGCTGCTGTTCTTCATCCCGATGGTCGCCTTCTACCCAGCCATCAAGGACGCGCCGCTGCCGTCCGATTTCCTGCTTCAGAAGATGGGCCAACCTTGGTTCCACTACCTGTTCCAGGCGATGATCTTCTCGGCGCTGCTCGAGAGCGGCACCAGCGCGGTGCACGCGGTCAACGAACGCATCTCTCAAGCCTGGCAGGCGCAGCGCGGGACCGAGCTGACGCATCGCGCGCGCCTGACGATCGGCCTCGTGTTGCTCGCATTGTGCATGTTTGCCGCGGGTCGCTTCGGCCTCGTCGACCTCATCGCAAAGGGATACCGGGCGCTCGCCTACATTTTCCTGG
It contains:
- a CDS encoding peptide MFS transporter → MSQPSNWFGQPRGLTILFLTNMWEQFSYFGMRALLVYYMTTTLLFGQEKSSSIYGLYTAFAYFTPIIGGTIADRWLGKRRAVIIGATVMAAGHFMMAFEPAFYFALATIALGNGLFLPTLPSQINDLYTADDPRRPWAYNVYYVGVNVGAFLAPLVCGFLGETYGWHYGFAAAGVGMLAGLAIYLWGNRYLPSEAARQVLPPAKAGTHRGRDTVLLLLGIGLAVTIFRGAYEQIGNTFALWMRDDVDRVIDGVEVGASMFFSLNPLLVMVMTPLLLARWKKQAERGRELSVMHKMAVGALIVAASYLLVAGAEAFSGGGRAHWIWLLSYFLLFTLGELYILPNGLGVFARLAPPKLGATTVASWYLAIFTGSLLAGQVGRLWSHFGHAQFFVMLAAIASCAAVLLYLLDGPTKRVLAQAQARVADDLTDVPEGIARPQNA
- a CDS encoding dipeptidase is translated as MNRRGVLLGGLAVGAAAFPMINRGSFAFAAAPGRAYSARAVKVVRESLVIDMLAPLKLDFDPKFFDQGFGAKDLADYKASGITGFHHSVGIGGPDAKEQALQFLASYQGWVGRQADLFTLVGTVGDLDHAKAEGKYAVIMGLQNAEMFQKAEDVQDFYRLGLRCAQLTYNSQNLIGSGSTDRIDGGVSDFGEAIIKAMNKVGMLVDTSHCGERTTLDAIELSPKAIAVTHSNCKALNPHPRNKSDEVIKKLAAKGGVMGITGVRMFVKDKDPTTVSDMADHVEHVTKLVGVEYVGIGSDADLNGYDDMAPDQYKALKASYKSSYAFRDKIDIDGFDHPTKVFDLTEELIRRGYSDANIKLVLGGNFRRLLGATWA
- a CDS encoding TonB-dependent receptor, yielding MTRLGSRITLFASAAFISTVASTAASAQDAQPSTSEAVVSQGTETAQSTADQQNASGGEIVVTAQKRVEALSDVAQSVSVVGGDTLERQQADNLQDYLALVPGLSLTGETRGVSRISLRGINTGGVASTVGVYVDEVPFGSSSGLANGAILAGDFDTFDVARIEVLRGPQGTLYGASSLGGVLKFVTNAPNPNKFEARAQVSLEDVAHGGLGYSGTGMVNVPLNDKIAFRASGFYRKDAGYIDSIGNNPVTSLIDPADVIIPGSRVDKNINELKSYGGRASLLFNATDDLSIRLSALVQNTNSDNSDYVEVDPVTLDQRYGGLVQSRYLNEPTKIKYRVYSGVLDYDFGFANLTSSTSYGKFSENLHRDLTLNTGLTGPGTPLGPLVDLLYGTGDPRLSALLEQVTSTKKFVQELRLASPDNDKFEWLVGAFYTNEDSGINPQNYVAVDAISGEPMSSIPLLVEGFLNSKFKEYAAFANGTLHVTPKFDLTLGGRWSHNKQSAEQFFTGDLLGGAVIEFSGLKSDESVFTYSVAPRYEITENTSVYARVASGYRPGGPNVLQPGADAPATYDSDRLISYEAGLKADWFNRRLSLDFSAFYLDWKDIQLFAVINDFGVNANGGTAVSKGFEFTLTGRPIAGLSLSLNGAYTDAHLTKKTDPLIGGLKGDPLPYIPDWSFGFNADYEWPITDTLNAFVGTSISYVSDRTPDFGDRAPDGELLHLDSYETFDLRAGVETGRWIVQAYVRNLFDSQGITSVTSIDPGTFANDAGAIGIIRPRTVGLSVGTRF
- a CDS encoding DUF1611 domain-containing protein; this encodes MAQEARLQRGIESGSASSGRLPQPYLLFLGDTVEAGFAKTAFGLRDWAPDLCVGEFALPGAQVTVGLPQMRPADAADKGARALVIGVANSGGYIAESWIPALVEALEAGLDIVSGMHAKLVCIPELRYGAERLGRRLIDIRTPPANLPIATGLKRTGKRLLTVGTDCALGKKYTALSIARAFADRGVKTDFRATGQTGIMISGGGIPMDAVVADFAAGAAELLSPGAAPDHWDVIEGQGSILHPAYAGVSLALLHGSQPDVFVVCHDPSRSCLLGDEEFAVPPVEEIIDLTIALGRRTNPAIRCGGISLNTSALDASEADELCRTETARLGLPAADPIRRGPAFDALIDECLKA
- a CDS encoding YkvI family membrane protein — protein: MTATAADPQHSWFKRILLPGLALKAFVIGGGYATGRELAEFFLPSGPRGGLMAIAFATVIMSLLSVITFVVARRLRAFDYRTFFKRLVGPGWIAFELAYLALVVLILAVYGAAAGAIGTAVFGAAGWVGTVVLMLGIAGVVAFGNKAAEELFTGVSYLLYGVYALFIVFALATFGHLIGPAFAAHSETSGWAMGGLTYASYNTVGAVIILPVLRHLVSDRDAVVSGIIAGPLTMVPALLFFIPMVAFYPAIKDAPLPSDFLLQKMGQPWFHYLFQAMIFSALLESGTSAVHAVNERISQAWQAQRGTELTHRARLTIGLVLLALCMFAAGRFGLVDLIAKGYRALAYIFLAVFVLPLLTVGVWKIVRNDRDSEPALQN